One Huiozyma naganishii CBS 8797 chromosome 5, complete genome DNA segment encodes these proteins:
- the KNAG0E02440 gene encoding uncharacterized protein (similar to Saccharomyces cerevisiae YMR090W) has translation MTPLKVAIIGANGRIGRLLVDSLKKDTAQFATPLALVRNKEQQQRFIEEVGINASLTSIEFSSVAEIASAIKGYNAVVFCAGAGGKGMERIFTVDLDGCAKTLEACEQVGISRFIVVSAIKAEDRSFWWDWTGLREYYIAKRAADHDVRNSKLDYTIVQPGSLADDASTGKLASVQEIDLKLAAGEITCNRADVALFIKEALLHPKETNRKTVPLLNGDIPVEQFIKSL, from the coding sequence ATGACACCTTTAAAAGTAGCGATCATTGGTGCAAACGGTAGGATTGGTAGATTGTTGGTGGactcgttgaagaaagacACTGCTCAATTTGCTACACCCTTAGCTCTAGTGAGAAACAAagagcaacagcagcggtTTATTGAAGAGGTCGGCATCAATGCCTCTCTCACTTCTATCGAGTTTTCCTCCGTAGCCGAGATTGCATCTGCGATCAAAGGCTACAATGCGGTTGTGTTCTGTGCCGGTGCCGGTGGGAAGGGAATGGAGCGGATCTTCACCGTGGACTTGGATGGCTGTGCCAAGACGCTGGAGGCTTGTGAACAGGTTGGGATTTCCAGATTCATTGTCGTCTCTGCGATCAAAGCTGAGGACAGATCGTTTTGGTGGGACTGGACGGGGCTACGTGAATACTACATCGCAAAGAGAGCTGCTGACCATGACGTGAGGAACTCCAAATTGGATTACACAATTGTTCAGCCAGGTTCTTTGGCAGATGATGCCTCCACAGGGAAATTGGCATCAGTTCAAGAGATCGACTTGAAATTGGCCGCTGGTGAAATAACTTGTAACAGGGCTGACGTTGCCCTGTTTATAAAGGAAGCTTTGCTCCACCCAAAGGAAACCAATAGAAAGACCGTACCTTTGTTGAATGGTGACATCCCAGTGGAACAATTTATAAAGTCATTATAA
- the NPL6 gene encoding Npl6p (similar to Saccharomyces cerevisiae NPL6 (YMR091C); ancestral locus Anc_2.471), producing the protein MVSDNEGSVGLDREGSALSRSRSRSNRPNYKIEAEDVDIGEGHARDDDDDEYQEDVDMPDQQDDHGGVRDDDEDYSESASRKRNIRRVEEDDEDEDDEDTGAQPKANLKTEGRSLNSVRSDDERSRSNSIITTPTPAKLKRMRNAYPVDEKGDAIPVVDGEYVLPDDPSGEEKITKDGDLLGGREFKVRTFTLTEKGDRKFMLSTEPARAVGFRDSYLFFQYHPNMFKFVLNQEHKNDLIERGYLPYSYRHRPLALVSARSVFREFGHKIIEGGEVGKDDYFADLSLINTRIAEGGQSRYRPKKSDGHRDGQSEHSNSHKGAGTGFSRNLPAVRSVANPARNAVEFFQIGNPVGYAAMAANGLISTASNPQLNSTNWLYQHSAACSRFNSDMYYDRVRVLLVEKQGIRDPYTNTLHIPQNTQSTRVISYQKTSDDGGSVNGITYETKIQDPDVLRPRTGLSAIPSELYEGLVSPEVLEAIKEQRSFESQV; encoded by the coding sequence ATGGTCAGCGATAATGAGGGAAGCGTGGGATTGGATAGAGAAGGATCTGCTTTGAGTAGATCGAGGTCGCGCTCAAACAGACCCAATTACAAGATTGAGGCGGAGGATGTGGATATAGGTGAGGGCCACGCTcgagacgacgacgacgacgagtacCAGGAGGACGTAGACATGCCAGACCAGCAAGATGACCATGGTGGGGTACgagatgatgatgaagattATAGTGAGTCCGCTTCtagaaagagaaacatTAGAAGGgtcgaagaagatgacgaagacgaagatgatgaggatACCGGTGCCCAACCAAAGGCCAATTTAAAAACTGAAGGAAGGAGCTTGAACAGTGTTCGaagtgatgatgaaagGTCACGGAGTAACTCTATCATAACGACGCCAACGCCCGCTAAGTTGAAAAGGATGAGAAATGCGTATCCTGTTGACGAGAAGGGTGATGCGATCCCTGTGGTCGATGGAGAATACGTGCTTCCTGATGATCCATCAGgtgaggaaaaaataactAAGGATGGTGATCTGCTCGGCGGCCGGGAGTTCAAAGTTCGTACGTTCACGTTGACGGAGAAGGGTGATCGTAAATTTATGCTTTCTACAGAGCCAGCAAGGGCTGTGGGCTTTAGAGACTCGTatctcttttttcaatACCATCCAAACATGTTCAAGTTTGTCTTGAATCAAGAACATAAAAACGATTTGATCGAAAGAGGATATCTACCATATTCGTACAGACACAGGCCACTTGCACTAGTGTCCGCGAGATCTGTCTTTAGAGAGTTTGGGCATAAAATTATAGAGGGGGGTGAGGTTGGTAAGGACGATTATTTTGCAGATTTGTCCCTAATCAATACCAGGATCGCAGAGGGAGGACAGTCTCGATACAGACCCAAGAAATCTGACGGCCATAGGGATGGTCAGTCTGAACACTCCAACAGTCACAAGGGTGCCGGAACAGGGTTTTCGAGAAACCTGCCAGCAGTGAGGAGTGTAGCTAACCCAGCCAGAAACGCCGTAGAATTCTTCCAAATAGGCAATCCTGTAGGATATGCTGCCATGGCTGCCAACGGGCTGATAAGTACAGCCTCGAACCCTCAATTGAACTCGACAAACTGGCTCTACCAACATTCTGCCGCGTGTAGCAGATTCAACAGCGATATGTATTACGATAGGGTGCGTGTGCTACTGGTGGAAAAGCAGGGTATTAGGGACCCGTACACTAACACGTTGCATATTCCTCAGAACACACAATCGACACGGGTGATATCATACCAGAAGACGTCTGATGATGGCGGTTCCGTTAATGGGATAACGTACGAGACCAAAATACAAGATCCTGATGTGTTGAGACCGCGGACAGGGTTAAGCGCAATTCCCTCAGAGCTTTATGAGGGGCTTGTCAGTCCAGAAGTTCTCGAAGCTATTAAAGAACAACGATCATTCGAGTCGCAAGTGTAA
- the AIP1 gene encoding Aip1p (similar to Saccharomyces cerevisiae AIP1 (YMR092C); ancestral locus Anc_2.470) — MPKLSLKRVLPPQPSTQRNFTTHLSFDASTNSLAYPCGKSAFVRGLDVGSPVIQFTGHGNANVTVVKFSPIAGSQYVVSGDDQGKVIVWGWSTGEDGAVETTVKSEFHVLAGPITDVSWDFEGKRLCVVGEGKDKFGAFISWDSGNSLGEVTGHSQRINACHFKQSRPMRCITVGDDGAVVFYQGPPFKFVASDRSHHDQGKFVRDVQFSPGDGQYAVSVGSDRRIACFDGKTGDFIKFVEDPEETVQGGLFALSWLSPQTFATASADATVRVWDVTTGKCLGKWVVQGSTLDAQQVGIVALAEDKIASLSLNGTVRLFQLGQTTPTQVLLGHNKGITALNATPLVSGSYDGKVMDWDSTKLYSQHENLIVSLDCKAYPKVASVSWDDTLGVNGEKVYQFTSQPKVACSYGGNTAVVTSDDTLLVINSASKGEIIHQIKLDEPASSVGLSETLLSVGFENTNTISVLQLHDPTVSYQLKTPLQSTPSCISISPSEKLLAAGDTMGKIVLYDLSTKEVKTSRWSFHTGRIKSIAWRPTEGDDEEDLVASASLDTNIIIYSVQRPMRTIKRLNAHKDGANCVSWSDSNTVVSAGSDACIKEWTLQLD; from the coding sequence ATGCCAAAACTTAGTTTAAAGAGAGTGCTGCCACCACAACCGTCGACGCAGCGTAATTTCACGACGCATCTGTCCTTCGATGCAAGCACGAATTCTCTCGCGTACCCATGTGGTAAGTCTGCGTTCGTGAGAGGTCTGGACGTTGGGTCCCCAGTCATCCAATTTACAGGACACGGGAATGCGAACGTGACCGTTGTTAAGTTTTCGCCGATCGCAGGGTCGCAATACGTCGTCTCTGGTGATGATCAGGGGAAGGTCATTGTGTGGGGGTGGTCCACTGGGGAGGACGGTGCCGTTGAGACCACTGTCAAGTCTGAGTTCCACGTATTAGCGGGTCCGATCACGGACGTGTCGTGGGATTTTGAGGGGAAGAGACTCTGCGTTGTTGGGGAGGGGAAGGATAAGTTTGGGGCGTTTATATCGTGGGATTCTGGCAATTCGCTCGGTGAAGTGACAGGTCACTCGCAGCGCATCAATGCGTGCCATTTCAAACAGTCGAGGCCCATGAGATGCATTACTGTTGGTGACGATGGCGCTGTCGTGTTCTACCAGGGACCCCCTTTCAAGTTTGTCGCAAGTGATAGATCGCACCACGACCAGGGCAAGTTTGTAAGAGATGTCCAATTCTCCCCCGGAGATGGTCAGTACGCGGTGTCTGTTGGGTCAGACAGAAGGATTGCTTGTTTCGACGGTAAGACCGGTGACTTCATCAAGTTCGTGGAGGACCCAGAGGAGACTGTTCAGGGTGGGCTGTTTGCACTATCGTGGTTGAGCCCACAGACGTTTGCGACAGCAAGTGCGGACGCCACGGTAAGAGTGTGGGATGTCACTACCGGTAAGTGTTTGGGGAAATGGGTTGTTCAAGGCTCCACACTGGATGCTCAGCAAGTCGGTATCGTTGCCCTCGCAGAAGATAAAATTGCCTCGCTGTCACTAAACGGTACGGTCCGCCTATTCCAACTCGGGCAAACAACACCGACGCAAGTACTACTGGGGCACAACAAGGGAATTACTGCGTTGAACGCCACACCTTTGGTCAGTGGGTCCTACGATGGGAAAGTCATGGACTGGGACTCCACGAAACTGTACTCCCAGCACGAAAACCTGATTGTATCTTTGGATTGCAAGGCGTATCCGAAAGTTGCATCTGTATCTTGGGATGACACTCTGGGGGTCAATGGTGAGAAAGTATACCAGTTCACCTCTCAACCAAAAGTCGCCTGTTCATACGGCGGCAACACGGCTGTAGTCACTTCCGATGATACGCTGCTCGTGATAAACTCTGCTAGTAAGGGCGAAATCATCCACCAAATCAAACTCGACGAACCGGCGAGTTCCGTGGGTCTTTCTGAAACGTTATTGTCTGTGGGCTTCGAAAACACTAACACAATCTCTGTCCTGCAATTGCACGACCCAACGGTATCCTACCAACTCAAGACACCTTTGCAGTCCACACCGTCGTGCATCTCGATATCCCCGAGCGAGAAGCTACTGGCTGCCGGTGACACGATGGGGAAGATTGTCCTCTACGACTTGTCCACGAAGGAGGTCAAGACTTCGCGGTGGTCCTTCCACACGGGGCGTATTAAGTCCATCGCGTGGAGACCTACCGAGGGagacgatgaggaggaccTAGTGGCAAGTGCCTCACTGGACAccaacatcatcatctaCTCCGTGCAGAGGCCCATGAGAACGATCAAGCGGCTGAACGCGCACAAAGACGGTGCAAACTGCGTCTCGTGGAGCGACAGCAACACTGTTGTCAGTGCCGGATCCGACGCGTGTATCAAGGAGTGGACCCTGCAGTTGGATTAA
- the UTP15 gene encoding snoRNA-binding rRNA-processing protein UTP15 (similar to Saccharomyces cerevisiae UTP15 (YMR093W); ancestral locus Anc_2.469), with translation MSSQRPNIVVARGAVLPQQTTPEQRYWRQYSSAQLVKEHNAVTEIAFNPKSPFDFAVTSSTRVQIFSSRTRQVVKTFSRFKDVVYCANFRADGKLLVAGDATGLVSVYDSYNPRNVLVSIQASTHPTHVTKFHPMDSKTLITSSDDRVTRLWDISHAYEPTLELGGATDYVRSLTCVPSAPHLVATGSYDGLVRMYDTRTQSSDPIYSLNHDQPVENVIAISPTQLVSCGGPNFKVWDLTNNKQLYERGNFNKTVTCLDHVENFSSPMPQALIAGSLDGHVKVFDPLDSFKVKFGWKFSSAVLSCAVSPSDAQGNRHLVAGMSSGLLAIRTKKQEREKKAGAVPKKQKSNNFQRMMRGSEYQGDQEHIIHDDKLKGSRRIRAFERKINQFKWADALDCAFVPGMARELTLTVLQELRKRGKVRVALYNRDENSLEPLLNWCLKGIEDVRCVTVVADWIAVVLELYGSTLIDSSPMLRQLVVDLRNRVRKEVYKAKEAQKIEGMMQLLTS, from the coding sequence ATGTCATCGCAGAGACCAAATATTGTGGTTGCCCGTGGTGCGGTTTTACCGCAGCAGACAACACCAGAACAGCGGTACTGGAGGCAGTACTCCTCCGCACAGCTGGTTAAAGAACACAACGCTGTTACAGAGATTGCGTTCAACCCTAAGAGTCCCTTCGATTTTGCAGTGACGTCTTCGACGAGGGTCCagatcttctcctccaggACGAGACAGGTAGTCAAGACGTTTTCTAGGTTCAAAGACGTGGTATATTGCGCCAACTTCAGAGCTGACGGGAAGTTGCTAGTGGCCGGGGATGCCACTGGGCTTGTGTCAGTGTACGATTCGTATAATCCAAGGAATGTGCTCGTTTCAATCCAGGCTTCGACGCATCCGACTCATGTGACCAAATTCCACCCAATGGACAGCAAGACGCTCATAACCTCCTCAGATGACCGTGTCACAAGGCTCTGGGATATTTCGCATGCATACGAGCCCACATTAGAGCTGGGTGGGGCTACAGACTACGTCAGATCACTAACGTGTGTCCCCTCGGCGCCCCACCTGGTAGCCACAGGGTCGTACGATGGGCTTGTGAGGATGTACGACACACGGACACAATCGAGCGACCCAATATACTCGCTGAACCACGATCAGCCAGTCGAAAACGTAATCGCCATATCGCCAACACAGCTGGTCTCCTGTGGTGGACCAAATTTCAAAGTCTGGGACTTGACGAATAACAAGCAACTCTACGAGAGGGGgaacttcaacaagacGGTTACCTGTCTGGACCACGTTGAGAATTTCTCGTCCCCGATGCCACAGGCTTTGATTGCAGGTTCGCTGGACGGGCACGTGAAGGTGTTCGACCCGCTGGACTCCTTCAAAGTTAAGTTTGGTTGGAAGTTCTCAAGTGCCGTGCTAAGTTGTGCTGTTTCGCCCAGCGACGCACAGGGGAACAGACACCTTGTCGCTGGTATGTCCTCGGGGCTCCTTGCCATCAGAACCAAGAAACAGGAACGCGAGAAGAAGGCAGGTGCCGTTccaaagaagcagaagagTAACAACTTCCAGCGCATGATGAGAGGCTCTGAATACCAAGGTGATCAAGAACACATTATTCATGACGACAAGTTGAAGGGCAGCAGGAGAATCCGCGCTTTCGAACGCAAGATCAACCAGTTCAAATGGGCTGATGCCCTGGACTGCGCATTCGTCCCAGGGATGGCCAGGGAGCTCACTCTCACCGTACTGCAAGAGCTACGGAAGCGTGGGAAAGTCCGCGTCGCACTATACAACAGGGACGAAAACTCGCTGGAGCCGTTACTGAACTGGTGTCTCAAGGGTATTGAAGACGTCCGTTGTGTGACTGTCGTTGCCGATTGGATCGCCGTTGTTCTAGAACTATATGGAAGCACATTGATAGACAGCTCGCCAATGCTGCggcaactcgtcgtcgaccTGAGAAATCGCGTCAGGAAGGAAGTCTACAAAGCGAAGGAGGCACAAAAGATAGAGGGAATGATGCAGTTGCTAACAAGTTAA
- the CTF13 gene encoding Ctf13p (similar to Saccharomyces cerevisiae CTF13 (YMR094W); ancestral locus Anc_2.467) — MDIVHFLELPVDIRSAVYYHLDGQFTNVKPDDPDLLSNVFKAMKSTGDLSLDKKRLLRKLYPRYKPYLEMFEYDPELIVTWLQYSSWLRYDAVILDCLRLNHSLDAGIMGPFDWIYMGEDTLKIGYFQRTGFLLQVWYSKLEYTRWIVESEKTVGEYNPEIEYLRFNMDYISPTMRKGIMSLLHKKNEYSSIYEVWFGDDSNSSDQLEEKFSLMDDADANLGNRESSADGPTRSSLIFDDVADTPNPPKRRKRGRPPKNNVPVISLKKEMPKTTPLMKEIIKRTLPMKNLRKITSRGYNFYEVLINGHGVKERSGSCLNYLVRRRILLLELLQVPDLSKTCVPDFSKWDNLETLVLNNIGCVRLEEIILPPKCSTISVKNCPQVIWWDMKSELNNVIKSLDRLLTKVCPDTMGRCSATECKHDGTFKRITTDNPGLLYQARKVFWDRVPFITRLNFENIASFNKTTIVLPRTLYFDHRAKFFTCRGIEEVILL; from the coding sequence ATGGACATTGTGCACTTCTTGGAACTGCCCGTGGATATACGAAGCGCAGTTTACTATCATTTAGATGGCCAATTCACAAATGTCAAACCCGATGACCCAGATCTCTTGTCAAATGTCTTTAAGGCTATGAAGTCTACCGGTGACTTGAGCTTAGACAAGAAGAGGCTGCTCAGGAAGCTATACCCCAGGTACAAACCGTACTTAGAGATGTTCGAATACGATCCAGAACTCATTGTCACCTGGTTGCAATACTCATCCTGGTTAAGATACGATGCTGTTATCTTAGACTGTCTTCGGTTGAACCATTCGTTGGATGCAGGTATTATGGGACCATTCGACTGGATCTACATGGGCGAGGATACTCTCAAGATTGGTTACTTCCAACGTACCGGGTTCTTGCTTCAGGTTTGGTACTCGAAATTGGAGTACACGAGATGGATAGTTGAAAGCGAGAAAACGGTCGGGGAATATAACCCAGAGATTGAATACTTACGGTTCAACATGGATTACATTAGTCCTACTATGAGGAAAGGTATAATGAGCTTGCTGCATAAGAAAAATGAGTATTCGAGTATCTACGAGGTATGGTTCGGTGATGATTCAAACAGTTCTGATCAGTTAGAGGAGAAATTCTCTTTGATGGATGATGCAGATGCCAATTTAGGGAACCGAGAAAGTTCCGCGGACGGACCAACTCGATCGTCCTTGATCTTCGACGACGTTGCGGACACGCCTAACCCTCCCAAGCGGCGTAAGCGCGGGAGACCTCCCAAAAATAATGTTCCTGTGATAtcattgaagaaagaaatgcCCAAAACCACACCATTGATGAAGGAAATTATTAAAAGGACTCTAccaatgaaaaatttacgTAAGATAACGAGTAGAGGATACAACTTTTATGAGGTGCTCATAAATGGACACGGTGTAAAGGAAAGATCAGGATCATGTCTAAATTATTTGGTCCGAAGGCGAATTCTCTTGTTAGAGTTATTACAGGTGCCTGACCTATCAAAGACATGTGTCCCCGATTTCTCCAAGTGGGATAACTTGGAAACTTTGGTATTGAATAACATTGGTTGCGTACGCTTGGAGGAAATCATTTTACCCCCAAAGTGCAGCACAATTTCAGTAAAGAACTGCCCTCAAGTGATATGGTGGGATATGAAGAGTGAATTAAATAATGTTATCAAGTCTCTGGACAGACTTTTAACAAAAGTCTGCCCAGATACAATGGGACGGTGCTCTGCAACAGAATGCAAACACGATGGTACTTTTAAACGAATAACTACGGATAATCCGGGTCTACTATACCAAGCCCGGAAAGTATTCTGGGATAGAGTCCCCTTTATTACACGAttaaattttgaaaacatcGCCAGCTTCAACAAAACTACAATTGTTCTACCTAGAACGTTATATTTTGATCACAGAgccaaatttttcacttgtAGAGGCATTGAAGAGGTCATACTGCTATGA
- the MTG1 gene encoding putative GTPase MTG1 (similar to Saccharomyces cerevisiae MTG1 (YMR097C); ancestral locus Anc_2.463) → MSLPRLLTRRHSSFVPRYAFPKYNIRKSDFKGHQMKALKKFEYLAPQLKMIIELRDIRAPLSTRNVLFDKILFSKKYDLERLIVYTKSDLMSHANSREYLKKLASWHDQMNEKFIIIDCRKVSDAKNLMDIINWSSKKTLEEGIPLPMGFRALVTGVPNLGKSTLVNSLRMLNADTYDPERIGRRKNIKVAKTGNVAGVTRSTSECIRISPSKSTQGVYLIDTPGIGLPGRASTDQRFLAQALCGCIKNNLIDPVILADFLLYTMNLQNCKHGEWYSSSTTNPTNDIDEVLNRLKSLKDLRKDDTAIALKWVNEWSKNGRDIVFDVEMLLSPDEFSYKDYVVQELKKLSDFEINAASTIKRHGANRSVFQL, encoded by the coding sequence ATGTCTTTACCTCGCCTGCTCACGAGGCGACACAGCTCTTTTGTGCCCCGGTATGCATTCCCCAAGTACAATATACGGAAGTCGGATTTCAAGGGCCATCAGATGAAggcgttgaagaaatttgaGTATCTGGCACCACAACTCAAGATGATCATAGAACTGAGGGACATTAGGGCACCACTGTCGACGCGGAACGTTCTGTTCGATAAGattctcttctccaaaaaatACGACCTTGAAAGATTAATAGTGTACACGAAGAGCGATTTGATGTCACATGCAAATTCTAGAGAGTACCTGAAGAAATTGGCGAGTTGGCATGACCAGATGAACGAGAAGTTTATCATTATAGACTGTAGAAAGGTGTCTGATGCTAAAAACCTAATGGATATAATAAACTGGAGTTCGAAAAAAACCCTAGAAGAGGGAATTCCTTTGCCTATGGGGTTTCGCGCTTTAGTAACTGGTGTGCCTAATTTGGGGAAATCTACATTGGTTAACTCTCTAAGAATGCTGAATGCCGATACTTATGATCCGGAAAGGATAGGCAGGAGgaaaaatatcaaagttGCGAAGACCGGGAATGTAGCCGGTGTTACTAGGAGCACCAGTGAGTGTATTCGTATTTCTCCAAGCAAAAGTACACAGGGGGTCTATTTGATTGATACCCCGGGGATTGGGTTACCTGGGAGAGCCAGTACCGACCAGAGATTCCTTGCTCAGGCGCTTTGCGGTTGCATAAAGAATAACCTAATAGATCCAGTTATTCTGGCAGATTTTCTCTTATACACCATGAACTTACAGAACTGCAAGCATGGCGAATGGTATTCCTCGTCGACAACAAATCCGACAAATGATATTGATGAAGTCTTGAATAGACTTAAATCATTGAAGGATTTGAGGAAAGATGATACGGCGATTGCGCTAAAATGGGTTAACGAATGGTCGAAAAATGGGAGAGACATTGTGTTTGATGTAGAGATGCTATTGAGTCCTGATGAGTTTTCTTACAAGGATTACGTTGTACaggagttgaaaaaactCTCCGACTTCGAAATCAATGCAGCATCTACAATAAAACGTCATGGCGCCAATAGATCAGTGTTCCAACTTTGA
- the ATP25 gene encoding Atp25p (similar to Saccharomyces cerevisiae YMR098C; ancestral locus Anc_2.461): protein MLRVTAGSRLLVWPLARRMAIKMAPVRLLQRISETQPSNAKDDDDAEQKSVPWYLQTDRSTLLNRPNKLIQQGSSSIEYPNQSPASLRVIGSYLTDELGLTDVLIFDMSSGESDAERTTASAKFCKYMVVSTALSLKHCANSFVSLNQMAKAQFGHPLEVEGRLNPNDLKKLQKRLNRRSKLSTKSTTGHDRNSKEAWYMIDCKMDGIIVNILTGARRQELNLEELYAPAEDKHKYTRTEDTQNESGGGDEDLAGNSILTGLRRLAQQRRQYSTTSASKETLRGEFQSALDRRDFEAAHALVGFLNQLEPPLTQLVQITDFLSRADAFSEVDVEALKGLFDKIWPSVIIGDASKYWSTRFQFLKYLNTLRPKEYQITRFYKDFFLLQKARGTAPRGEDLVQMLKQVITNNNANPSTLSQGKHTVFKIVQLYDNESILHDNTVIDLLIGTMTNPTRKQNTASLFEVVDYLLDSQHGILPPTTITALLKAIAATKQWDRLLKFWEFDLKGVSVDSDYRPWPEFLQFIIDSNNGQLLQKVVTEGHLLWLKRYNVPITNTIRDQIVAIFTRVDPEDKNFAHLKKSLIAL, encoded by the coding sequence ATGTTGAGGGTCACAGCGGGGAGTCGATTGCTCGTCTGGCCACTCGCTAGGCGAATGGCTATAAAGATGGCCCCGGTGCGACTACTCCAAAGAATATCTGAGACTCAGCCCTCCAATGCaaaggatgatgatgacgcAGAACAGAAGTCCGTTCCATGGTACTTACAAACGGATAGGTCCACTTTGCTCAATAGACCCAACAAGCTGATCCAGCagggcagcagcagtaTCGAGTACCCGAACCAATCTCCAGCTTCGCTGAGGGTTATAGGGAGTTATCTGACCGATGAGTTGGGGCTCACGGACGTGTTGATATTTGATATGTCCAGTGGGGAGAGCGATGCTGAGCGCACAACGGCAAGTGCCAAGTTCTGCAAGTATATGGTCGTGTCTACGGCACTGTCGTTGAAACACTGCGCCAACAGCTTCGTCTCTTTGAACCAAATGGCAAAGGCACAGTTCGGACACCCTCTCGAAGTGGAGGGCAGGTTGAACCCGAAcgacttgaagaaactgcagaAGAGACTGAACAGGAGGAGCAAACTATCGACAAAGAGCACCACTGGTCACGACAGGAATTCAAAGGAGGCATGGTACATGATCGACTGTAAAATGGACGGGATCATCGTAAACATACTTACGGGGGCAAGACGCCAAGAGCTGAATTTAGAGGAACTATACGCACCAGCAGAGGACAAACACAAGTATACGAGAACAGAGGATACGCAGAATGAATCCGGTGGTGGGGACGAAGATCTTGCCGGTAACAGCATTTTGACCGGGCTGAGACGGCTCGCCCAGCAACGGAGACAGTATTCTACTACAAGTGCCAGTAAGGAAACTTTACGTGGAGAGTTTCAAAGTGCCTTGGATAGACGCGATTTTGAGGCCGCCCATGCCCTCGTGGGTTTCTTGAACCAATTGGAACCACCGTTGACTCAATTGGTACAAATTACGGACTTTTTGTCAAGAGCCGATGCATTCTCTGAGGTTGACGTGGAAGCGCTAAAAGGTCTCTTTGACAAAATCTGGCCATCGGTGATAATAGGGGATGCGTCAAAGTACTGGTCTACCAGATTCCAGTTCCTAAAGTATTTGAATACACTTCGCCCCAAAGAATATCAAATAACAAGATTTTACAAAGacttctttctcctccaaaAGGCAAGGGGCACTGCCCCACGAGGGGAGGACCTAGTTCAGATGTTGAAGCAAGTTAtcaccaacaacaatgCGAACCCGTCTACTCTCTCACAGGGGAAGCACACCGTCTTCAAAATTGTGCAACTTTACGACAACGAATCTATCTTGCACGACAATACAGTGATAGATTTACTCATTGGGACGATGACAAATCCCACCAGAAAACAGAACACCGCTAGCCTGTTCGAAGTTGTCGATTATCTCTTAGATAGCCAGCACGGTATTTTACCACCCACCACAATCACAGCCTTGCTCAAAGCGATCGCGGCAACGAAACAATGGGACAGACTCCTGAAATTCTGGGAGTTTGATTTGAAGGGTGTCTCCGTGGACAGCGACTACCGGCCATGGCCTGAATTTCTCCAGTTCATCATCGACTCGAACAACGGACAACTCTTGCAGAAAGTGGTCACCGAAGGGCACCTTCTGTGGCTGAAAAGATACAACGTCCCCATAACGAACACAATTAGAGACCAAATTGTCGCTATATTCACCCGTGTGGACCCAGAGGACAAGAACTTTGcccatttgaagaaaagtCTCATCGCACTTTAA